One window of Anaerolineales bacterium genomic DNA carries:
- a CDS encoding restriction endonuclease subunit S — MARSQLGFERQFTIFEITSKEVLKKSENFALLVFPAGILLSLSRQAQELRKIMFDKWNVGGIFDIGSLFEPATAIRFSLVLLIKQSRSRIYFGSFSGKLFSSIVKQNIKSGEFGEMPRMSPEFESYLKSIELILAEGQTPDATDFCRFFSVESKIFNKDHLNIEYYDPELIENEELIKSEKWVSLSSVAEVFLPRSTQNSGHNLYSKYFSYPLPNNIPMSDKITNIVLQKGDILIASIGFQKAYLIHDVPPYKELHPSPTFFVIRPKSDAVTPYYLFLYLQSDTARKYAERYKKGVIFQRINLSDLRDFPIVLPDLATQEYSQVIFEKMFLNSGKNQLDLFNDLLFSKIEISEKQVQREFVLEELETVRLHKRDLISSLLKDDFTEINQCLNVNAYKSVLILCGSILEAILLDWLSEIEQRNYFEEEKDPNLSEVIKRLQAQLGEAKDEAVRIKDKRNLVHPRRLLRNLEKIDKKLCANVISDLRVVLHRRGVETS, encoded by the coding sequence TTGGCTCGCTCCCAACTCGGGTTTGAGCGCCAGTTTACCATTTTTGAGATAACTTCTAAAGAGGTTTTAAAAAAGTCAGAAAATTTTGCTTTATTGGTTTTTCCTGCTGGAATACTTCTTAGTTTGTCTCGGCAAGCCCAAGAATTACGAAAAATTATGTTTGATAAATGGAATGTTGGGGGTATTTTTGATATAGGCTCACTTTTCGAACCAGCTACAGCTATAAGATTTTCTTTGGTCTTGCTGATAAAACAATCACGATCTCGAATATATTTTGGCTCGTTCTCAGGGAAGTTGTTTTCCTCTATTGTTAAACAGAATATTAAGAGTGGCGAGTTTGGCGAAATGCCTAGGATGTCGCCCGAGTTTGAATCTTATTTGAAATCTATTGAATTAATTTTGGCGGAAGGTCAAACTCCCGATGCAACTGACTTTTGTCGTTTCTTTTCTGTTGAATCAAAAATATTTAATAAGGATCACCTCAATATTGAATACTACGACCCTGAATTAATTGAAAACGAAGAATTAATCAAGAGCGAGAAATGGGTGTCATTGAGTTCTGTAGCAGAGGTCTTTTTACCGCGTTCTACACAAAACTCTGGGCACAATTTGTATTCAAAGTATTTTAGTTACCCGCTGCCTAATAATATACCCATGTCAGATAAGATTACAAATATTGTTCTACAAAAAGGAGACATCCTTATTGCGTCAATTGGTTTTCAAAAAGCTTACCTTATACATGATGTGCCTCCATATAAAGAATTGCATCCTTCTCCAACTTTCTTTGTAATTCGACCAAAATCTGATGCCGTAACGCCTTATTATCTATTTTTATATCTTCAAAGTGATACTGCACGTAAATATGCGGAGAGATATAAAAAGGGTGTAATTTTTCAAAGAATAAATTTGTCGGATTTACGGGATTTCCCGATAGTCCTTCCAGATTTGGCTACACAAGAGTATTCCCAAGTTATTTTTGAAAAGATGTTCTTGAATAGCGGTAAAAATCAACTAGATTTATTTAATGATTTGCTTTTCTCGAAAATAGAAATTTCAGAGAAACAGGTGCAACGAGAGTTTGTTTTAGAAGAGCTAGAGACAGTACGGTTGCATAAAAGAGATTTAATCTCAAGTCTTCTGAAAGATGATTTTACAGAAATCAATCAGTGTTTAAATGTAAATGCTTATAAATCTGTTTTGATATTGTGCGGTTCAATCTTAGAAGCAATTTTATTAGATTGGCTTTCCGAGATAGAACAACGTAATTATTTTGAAGAAGAGAAAGATCCAAATCTTAGCGAAGTTATTAAGAGGTTGCAAGCTCAATTAGGTGAAGCAAAAGATGAAGCTGTTAGAATTAAAGACAAACGAAACTTAGTCCACCCTCGAAGGTTACTAAGGAACTTGGAGAAGATTGATAAAAAATTGTGTGCGAATGTTATAAGTGACTTAAGGGTGGTATTACATCGAAGAGGTGTTGAGACTTCTTGA
- a CDS encoding DUF4926 domain-containing protein — MIKEFDSIVLAKDLKEYHLERGDVGAVVHVYEDGKTYEVEFVTGEGETIAVATLPVSDIRPMQRADILHVRSYA; from the coding sequence ATGATAAAAGAATTTGATAGCATCGTGCTTGCTAAAGATTTGAAAGAATATCACCTTGAGCGTGGAGACGTGGGTGCTGTAGTGCATGTGTACGAGGACGGCAAAACCTACGAAGTGGAATTTGTGACTGGCGAAGGGGAAACTATCGCCGTAGCGACGCTTCCCGTCAGTGATATTCGCCCCATGCAGCGTGCGGATATTTTGCACGTTCGGTCGTATGCGTAA
- a CDS encoding GNAT family N-acetyltransferase: protein MDEYQIKQVEKIEDPIWEAIGGGINAFNEEQAGPENSKRICFVVYDSEERVAGGVIALAYWNWLYIDLMWLRPDLRRKGYGARLLALAEEEARKRGAQHVYLDTFSFQAPEFYKKQGYRVYGELKDFPHGHQRYFMTKELD from the coding sequence ATGGACGAATATCAGATTAAACAAGTCGAAAAGATCGAAGACCCGATCTGGGAAGCCATCGGTGGGGGCATCAACGCTTTCAACGAAGAGCAGGCGGGACCGGAAAATTCCAAACGCATCTGCTTTGTTGTGTACGACTCAGAAGAAAGAGTCGCGGGCGGAGTCATCGCCCTCGCCTACTGGAACTGGCTCTACATCGACCTGATGTGGCTGCGACCGGACTTGCGCCGCAAAGGCTACGGGGCGCGCCTGCTGGCACTCGCCGAAGAAGAAGCCCGCAAACGCGGAGCACAGCACGTCTATCTCGACACCTTCAGTTTTCAAGCGCCAGAATTTTATAAAAAGCAAGGCTATCGAGTCTATGGCGAACTCAAAGACTTCCCCCACGGACATCAACGTTATTTTATGACGAAGGAGTTGGATTAG
- a CDS encoding BrnT family toxin: protein MKTTYKLEDIDFEWDSEKAETNVQKHEVSFMEACEIFFDPFIRSVEPQEEKGETRDAAIGLTRKWRLLYVAYVWRRLAIRIISARKATKAERKKYENQ, encoded by the coding sequence ATGAAGACAACTTACAAACTTGAAGATATTGACTTTGAATGGGACAGTGAAAAGGCAGAGACAAATGTCCAAAAGCATGAAGTGTCTTTCATGGAAGCCTGCGAGATATTCTTTGATCCATTCATCCGCTCCGTGGAACCGCAAGAAGAAAAAGGCGAGACGAGGGATGCGGCGATCGGTTTGACTCGTAAATGGCGTCTGTTATATGTTGCCTATGTCTGGCGTCGGCTGGCGATAAGAATAATTTCAGCAAGAAAAGCGACAAAAGCGGAAAGAAAAAAATATGAAAATCAATAA